The Listeria monocytogenes genome window below encodes:
- a CDS encoding TerC family protein encodes MDTAMILEYGWVLLVLIGLEGILAADNAVVMAVMVKHLPDKQQKKALFYGLMGAFVFRFGALFLISFLANVWQVQALGAAYLLYIAISHIWKHAKGKDGEKEKKEKAGSGFWMTVLKVEIADIAFAIDSMLAAVALAITLPETGWGHIGGIDTGQFAIMFLGGLVGLIIIRFAATQFVKLLKSYPSLETAAFLIVGWVGVKLVIYTLAHPSLGVIPHSFPESTLWKLIFWGVMILIILWGWFVSYRSKKKAETTK; translated from the coding sequence GTGGATACAGCAATGATTTTAGAGTACGGTTGGGTGTTACTTGTCCTAATCGGCCTTGAAGGAATTTTAGCAGCAGATAATGCAGTGGTTATGGCTGTTATGGTCAAACATCTTCCAGATAAACAACAGAAAAAAGCGTTATTTTACGGATTGATGGGTGCCTTTGTTTTCCGTTTTGGCGCATTATTCTTAATTTCCTTTTTGGCAAACGTTTGGCAAGTTCAAGCGCTTGGTGCTGCATATTTACTTTATATTGCGATTAGTCATATTTGGAAACATGCAAAAGGAAAAGACGGGGAAAAAGAAAAGAAAGAAAAAGCTGGCTCTGGTTTTTGGATGACTGTTCTAAAAGTAGAGATTGCAGATATAGCATTTGCGATTGATTCCATGTTAGCGGCAGTCGCGCTTGCGATTACCCTTCCAGAAACTGGTTGGGGTCACATCGGCGGTATTGATACAGGACAATTCGCAATTATGTTCTTAGGTGGACTTGTCGGTCTAATCATTATCCGTTTCGCTGCAACACAATTTGTTAAATTACTAAAGAGCTATCCAAGTCTCGAAACAGCCGCATTTTTAATCGTTGGTTGGGTAGGGGTGAAGCTTGTTATTTATACTCTCGCTCATCCAAGTCTTGGGGTAATTCCACACAGCTTCCCTGAGTCAACGCTTTGGAAATTAATTTTCTGGGGTGTCATGATTCTTATTATTCTATGGGGCTGGTTCGTTTCCTATCGTAGTAAGAAAAAAGCAGAAACAACTAAATAA
- a CDS encoding MATE family efflux transporter, which produces MKHSDNYYLTKASIPKAIAHLSIPMMLGMSVGVIYNIINAFFIGLLHDTSMLTAVTLGLPMFTVLMAIGNMFGVGGGTYISRLLGKEEGIKAKQVSAFVLYGSLVLGIICAVLLGFLINPVTHFLGADATSFLHTKNYTLALLICSPFIIANFALEQVVRAEGASRVSMNGMIIATVVNLVFDPLLILYFDFNVVGAAVSVGLASLFSLIYYAWFLEKKSDYLSIRFKWFKATKEIVQNVFKIGVSELLLSLFLIVTTLVLNHYSMIYGDGVVAGFGVALRVVQLPEFICMGLYMGIIPLLAYNYGSGNIARFEKAIRATAISIGLIVLLLSSLVFIFRFQVMHLFSDSQSVITLGVHIMVAMLISSLFSGFTGLFTSTFQAIGKAIPATIMSVSQGIIFIPVIILGQHYFGLMGVIWSLTATEILTCIIGVTLFTIYNIKIASSAKTKDLAV; this is translated from the coding sequence ATGAAACACTCAGATAATTATTATTTAACAAAAGCGAGCATTCCTAAAGCGATAGCACATTTATCTATTCCGATGATGCTTGGAATGTCCGTGGGGGTCATTTACAACATTATCAATGCATTCTTTATAGGATTGTTGCATGACACGTCGATGTTAACCGCCGTGACACTTGGATTACCGATGTTTACTGTTTTGATGGCGATTGGTAATATGTTTGGAGTCGGTGGTGGAACGTATATTTCTCGCTTACTCGGGAAAGAAGAGGGAATAAAGGCCAAACAAGTATCCGCCTTTGTTTTATACGGAAGTTTAGTATTAGGAATTATCTGCGCGGTTTTGCTAGGTTTTTTGATTAATCCTGTTACTCATTTTCTAGGGGCGGATGCAACGAGCTTTTTGCACACGAAAAATTATACGTTGGCGCTTTTAATTTGTAGTCCGTTTATTATTGCGAATTTTGCTTTAGAACAGGTGGTTCGGGCTGAGGGAGCTTCGCGGGTTTCTATGAACGGAATGATAATTGCTACGGTGGTTAATTTAGTATTTGATCCATTGCTTATTTTGTATTTTGATTTTAATGTGGTGGGGGCTGCAGTTTCGGTCGGATTAGCAAGTTTATTTTCGCTGATTTACTATGCTTGGTTTTTAGAGAAGAAAAGTGATTATTTATCCATTCGTTTTAAATGGTTTAAAGCAACAAAAGAAATTGTGCAAAATGTCTTTAAAATTGGTGTTTCAGAGTTGCTTTTATCGTTATTCCTCATTGTGACAACGCTCGTTTTAAATCACTATTCGATGATTTATGGGGACGGAGTGGTTGCAGGTTTTGGCGTGGCGCTTCGAGTGGTGCAGCTCCCTGAATTTATTTGTATGGGCCTTTACATGGGGATTATTCCGCTGTTAGCTTATAATTACGGTTCGGGTAATATTGCGCGGTTTGAAAAAGCAATACGGGCTACTGCAATTAGTATCGGGCTTATTGTGCTACTCCTTTCGAGTCTAGTATTCATCTTCCGTTTCCAAGTGATGCATCTGTTTAGTGACAGTCAAAGTGTGATAACGCTTGGTGTTCATATTATGGTTGCGATGCTGATATCTTCTCTTTTCAGTGGATTTACAGGGCTGTTTACGAGTACTTTTCAAGCGATTGGGAAAGCGATTCCGGCTACGATTATGTCTGTTTCACAGGGCATCATCTTTATTCCAGTCATCATTTTAGGACAACATTATTTCGGGCTTATGGGCGTGATTTGGTCCTTGACAGCGACTGAAATTCTGACTTGTATTATCGGTGTGACGCTATTCACAATCTATAATATTAAAATAGCTAGTAGCGCAAAAACGAAAGACTTAGCTGTTTAA
- a CDS encoding glutathione peroxidase, with protein MNVHDFSEKAMNGKEIALSDYKGKVLLIVNTASKCGLTPQLEGLEAMYKKLGGANFEILGFPCNQFLRQDPGSDEEILEFCQMNYGVTFQMFSKIKVKGKDASPLYKYLTEQTGGKKVEWNFAKFLIDENGEVVERFPSKMKPEDFEDKVEALVAKVSK; from the coding sequence ATGAATGTCCATGATTTTTCTGAAAAAGCAATGAACGGCAAAGAAATAGCTTTAAGTGATTATAAAGGTAAGGTATTACTTATCGTAAATACAGCGAGCAAATGTGGCTTAACACCTCAGCTTGAAGGCCTAGAAGCCATGTATAAAAAACTGGGTGGCGCTAATTTTGAAATTCTCGGTTTCCCTTGTAACCAGTTTTTACGTCAAGATCCTGGTAGTGATGAGGAAATTTTAGAATTTTGCCAAATGAATTATGGTGTGACATTCCAAATGTTTTCTAAAATTAAAGTAAAAGGCAAAGACGCTAGTCCGCTCTATAAATATTTAACTGAACAAACTGGCGGTAAAAAAGTAGAATGGAACTTTGCGAAATTCTTAATTGATGAAAATGGAGAAGTTGTGGAACGTTTCCCATCTAAAATGAAACCAGAAGATTTTGAGGATAAAGTGGAAGCACTTGTTGCGAAAGTTAGTAAATAA
- a CDS encoding DUF3021 family protein codes for MTTKLIQFIQSVCIIFSASIITMICSYIATGESEVVAIRDIFIMLGFSIVTTFVQQILFNNSVKTKLAFYSRLIAFFFFIGAAILGLGWLLNWYHNIAGFMIIFGFICVTFLVMHIFFTLRDAKFSNEINQKLAEMRERELK; via the coding sequence ATGACTACAAAACTAATTCAATTTATTCAATCAGTGTGCATTATATTCTCTGCCTCTATTATTACAATGATTTGCTCTTATATCGCAACTGGTGAATCGGAAGTAGTCGCAATCCGTGATATTTTTATTATGCTAGGTTTTAGTATAGTGACAACCTTTGTACAACAAATACTCTTTAATAACTCTGTGAAAACAAAACTTGCTTTTTATAGTCGTTTGATTGCTTTCTTCTTCTTTATCGGCGCAGCTATCTTAGGGCTTGGTTGGTTGTTGAATTGGTATCACAACATAGCTGGATTTATGATTATTTTTGGCTTTATTTGTGTGACTTTCCTGGTAATGCATATTTTTTTCACTTTGCGAGATGCAAAATTCAGTAATGAAATTAATCAAAAACTAGCAGAAATGCGAGAAAGGGAATTAAAATGA
- a CDS encoding peptide chain release factor 3, which translates to MSQDLQKEVASRKTFAIISHPDAGKTTITEQLLLFGGVIRSAGTVKGKKSGKFATSDWMEIEKQRGISVTSSVMQFDYNGSRINILDTPGHSDFSEDTYRTLMAVDSAVMVIDAAKGIEAQTLKLFKVCRMRGIPIFTFINKMDRQGKMPLELLAELEEVLGIESYPMNWPIGMGKELAGLYDRYHHVIEQYRSEEDERFLPLGEDGDLKEAHAIQNSLYYDQALEEIMLLDEAGNDFSRERIIAGEQTPVFFGSALTNFGVETFLRTFVDFAPSPSSHESNEGVIEADNPKFSGFIFKIQANMNPAHRDRIAFIRICSGEFERGMNVTLTRTGKSMKLANSTQFMADDRETVNRAVAGDIIGLYDTGNYQIGDTITNGSKKLEFEKLPQFTPELFMRVYAKNVMKQKHFHKGVEQLVQEGAIQLFKTWRTEEYIIGAVGQLQFEVFEHRMRGEYNSEIRMEPIGKKIARWVKEEDADEKLSTARSMLVKDRFDQPLFLFENEFAINWFNDKNPDIELTSLL; encoded by the coding sequence ATGAGTCAAGATTTGCAAAAAGAAGTTGCTTCACGCAAAACGTTTGCGATTATTTCTCACCCGGATGCTGGGAAAACGACGATTACGGAACAATTATTATTATTCGGTGGCGTTATCCGTTCAGCTGGGACTGTAAAGGGAAAGAAATCTGGCAAGTTTGCGACAAGTGACTGGATGGAAATTGAAAAACAACGTGGTATCTCGGTAACGAGTTCTGTGATGCAGTTTGATTATAATGGTTCAAGAATTAATATTTTGGATACACCGGGTCACTCGGATTTCAGTGAGGATACGTACCGGACATTGATGGCAGTGGATAGTGCAGTTATGGTTATCGATGCTGCGAAAGGTATCGAAGCCCAAACACTTAAATTATTCAAAGTTTGTCGAATGCGCGGAATTCCAATTTTTACTTTTATTAACAAAATGGACCGTCAAGGGAAAATGCCGCTTGAATTACTTGCTGAATTAGAAGAAGTTCTTGGTATTGAATCGTATCCAATGAACTGGCCAATTGGTATGGGAAAAGAGCTTGCTGGACTTTATGACCGTTATCATCATGTGATTGAACAATATCGTTCAGAGGAAGATGAACGTTTCTTACCACTTGGTGAAGATGGTGATTTGAAAGAAGCACATGCTATTCAAAATTCACTTTATTATGATCAAGCATTGGAAGAAATTATGTTACTTGATGAGGCTGGAAATGATTTTAGCCGAGAACGTATTATTGCCGGTGAACAAACACCAGTATTCTTTGGAAGTGCCTTAACAAACTTTGGCGTAGAAACTTTCTTACGTACATTTGTTGATTTTGCACCATCTCCTTCAAGCCATGAATCGAATGAAGGTGTGATTGAAGCTGATAATCCGAAGTTTTCTGGCTTTATTTTCAAAATTCAAGCGAACATGAATCCTGCTCACCGGGACCGGATTGCCTTTATTCGAATTTGTTCAGGTGAATTCGAACGTGGTATGAATGTTACTTTGACAAGAACCGGAAAAAGTATGAAGCTTGCTAATTCAACGCAGTTTATGGCAGATGACCGGGAAACTGTTAATCGTGCGGTAGCTGGTGATATTATCGGTTTGTACGACACGGGTAATTACCAAATTGGTGATACGATTACTAATGGAAGTAAAAAGCTCGAATTTGAAAAACTTCCGCAGTTTACACCAGAATTATTTATGCGTGTTTATGCGAAAAACGTTATGAAACAAAAGCATTTCCATAAAGGCGTAGAGCAACTCGTTCAAGAAGGTGCGATTCAATTGTTTAAAACGTGGCGCACGGAGGAATACATCATTGGAGCGGTTGGTCAGTTGCAATTTGAAGTATTCGAACATAGAATGCGCGGCGAATATAATTCAGAAATTCGCATGGAACCAATCGGCAAAAAAATCGCTCGTTGGGTAAAAGAAGAGGATGCGGATGAAAAACTATCCACAGCTCGAAGCATGCTCGTAAAAGACCGCTTCGACCAACCGTTATTCTTATTCGAAAATGAATTCGCGATTAATTGGTTTAATGATAAAAATCCAGATATCGAATTAACTTCATTACTATAA
- a CDS encoding ABC transporter permease, with protein sequence MISRNLKIYFRDRTAVFMSLLTVLIIIGLYAIFLGNNMEEMFKQASGKTVGIQELVNTWVIAGILSITPVTVSLAVFSLKVHDEELSIARSFAITPASRWRIVISYIVSGLVASFFLSVVTLFVGEMYIWLTGGDILPVESWLRLIGIILINVFCCSSMMFFIASLVKKASAFSSVSTIVGTVIGFIAGIYLPIGSLPAAVQTTMKCFPFTYGASTIREIMTKEPLQQVFAGNSKAMDATKEMIGITIYWGDKTVTTGLSLLILSAFAVVFGVLSVVLMKRQTK encoded by the coding sequence ATGATTAGTCGTAATTTAAAAATTTATTTTCGAGATAGAACAGCTGTGTTTATGTCATTACTAACAGTTTTGATTATTATTGGACTTTATGCGATTTTTTTAGGAAATAATATGGAAGAGATGTTCAAACAGGCTTCTGGAAAAACGGTAGGGATTCAAGAATTAGTAAATACCTGGGTGATTGCGGGGATCTTATCTATTACACCTGTCACTGTTTCGTTAGCTGTTTTTTCGTTGAAAGTACATGATGAAGAATTAAGTATTGCGAGAAGCTTTGCGATAACACCCGCTTCCAGATGGCGTATTGTTATTAGTTATATTGTTAGTGGGCTAGTGGCTTCCTTCTTCCTTTCTGTCGTAACTCTTTTTGTAGGGGAAATGTATATTTGGTTGACAGGCGGCGATATTTTACCGGTGGAAAGCTGGTTGCGTTTAATTGGGATTATTTTGATAAATGTTTTCTGTTGTAGTAGTATGATGTTCTTTATCGCTAGCTTAGTGAAAAAAGCGAGCGCCTTTAGTTCTGTTTCAACGATTGTTGGGACCGTTATTGGTTTTATTGCGGGGATTTATTTACCCATTGGATCACTTCCAGCTGCGGTACAAACTACGATGAAATGTTTTCCTTTCACTTACGGGGCGTCTACTATTCGAGAAATCATGACGAAAGAGCCTCTACAACAAGTTTTTGCGGGAAATTCAAAAGCGATGGATGCGACAAAAGAAATGATTGGAATTACGATTTATTGGGGCGATAAAACCGTTACAACAGGGCTTAGTTTACTTATTTTAAGTGCCTTTGCAGTCGTGTTTGGTGTGTTATCTGTAGTCCTAATGAAACGACAAACAAAATAA
- a CDS encoding M42 family metallopeptidase, with the protein MSYEPNTKETMQKIKELTSIPSPTGNTGKIIEKLAKDLDASKIPYRLNNKGGLIVTLPGKDDTKHRMLTAHVDTLGAMVKEIKADGRLLLTLIGGYRFNAIEGEYCTIETSDGDLYSGTILMHQTSVHVYKDAGTAERNDKNMEVRLDVKALDADKVRALGIEVGDFVSFDPRVQIINDEYIKSRHLDDKASVAILLQLINYIHENNLELPHTTHFLISNNEEIGYGGNSNIPAETVEYLAVDMGALGDGQTSDEYTVSICAKDGSGPYHLGLRKHLVELAKSNNIDYKVDIYPFYASDASAAINAGNDIVHGLIGPGIDASHAYERTHRDSLYHTEKLVYAYLFSNILK; encoded by the coding sequence TTGTCATACGAACCAAATACAAAGGAAACAATGCAAAAAATTAAAGAATTAACATCTATCCCAAGCCCGACAGGCAATACAGGGAAAATCATCGAAAAATTGGCAAAAGATTTAGATGCTTCAAAAATCCCTTACCGTTTAAACAATAAGGGTGGATTGATTGTAACGCTTCCTGGGAAAGACGATACGAAGCACCGCATGTTAACGGCTCATGTGGATACGCTCGGTGCCATGGTGAAAGAAATTAAAGCAGACGGACGATTACTTTTAACCTTAATTGGAGGCTACCGTTTTAACGCGATTGAAGGCGAATATTGTACGATTGAGACAAGTGATGGAGATTTGTATAGTGGTACCATTTTAATGCACCAAACGTCTGTCCATGTCTATAAAGATGCTGGTACTGCTGAGCGTAATGACAAAAATATGGAAGTTCGCTTAGATGTAAAAGCACTAGATGCAGATAAAGTTCGGGCGCTTGGAATAGAAGTTGGTGATTTTGTTTCGTTTGATCCGCGCGTGCAAATTATTAATGATGAATATATTAAATCCCGCCATTTGGATGATAAAGCAAGTGTCGCGATTTTATTACAACTAATCAATTATATTCACGAAAACAACTTGGAGCTTCCTCATACAACTCATTTCTTAATCTCTAATAATGAAGAGATTGGCTATGGTGGGAATTCTAATATCCCAGCTGAAACAGTAGAATATTTAGCTGTCGACATGGGAGCGCTTGGTGATGGTCAAACTTCTGATGAGTATACTGTCTCTATTTGTGCAAAAGATGGTAGTGGCCCGTACCACCTTGGTTTGCGCAAACATTTAGTGGAACTTGCGAAAAGCAACAATATTGATTATAAAGTAGATATTTATCCGTTTTATGCATCTGATGCGAGTGCGGCGATTAATGCCGGTAATGATATTGTCCATGGCTTGATTGGGCCAGGGATTGATGCTAGCCATGCCTATGAACGTACACATCGCGACTCACTTTATCATACAGAAAAATTAGTTTATGCATATTTATTTTCGAATATATTGAAATAG
- a CDS encoding ABC transporter ATP-binding protein has product MIKLTNVVKKFGKVEAVKGINLEVEKGSLFAFLGENGAGKSTTLSMICTESEPTSGEIFIADEKLTFKNRKSFRQKLGVVFQENVLDDLLTVRENLYNRASLYGKTKAEISERLELVSSIMGIEDILNRRFEKLSGGQKRRAEIARAIMHDPEILLLDEPTTGLDPKTRVSVWKIIDYLREELGMTVFLTTHYLEEAKDADQLAVIHKGKIIAQGTPANIRSRFSVDKIFFYDAKVAELQAIIEKVNLPLKITKETMRVDVINQDVEILAILNQAAGLYGSFEVIKGNLDDAFISMIKEDSND; this is encoded by the coding sequence ATGATAAAATTAACTAATGTAGTTAAAAAATTTGGTAAAGTCGAAGCAGTCAAGGGCATTAACTTAGAAGTCGAAAAAGGCTCACTATTTGCTTTTTTAGGTGAAAATGGAGCGGGGAAATCGACTACACTTAGCATGATTTGTACAGAAAGCGAACCAACTTCTGGAGAGATTTTCATAGCTGATGAAAAGTTAACTTTTAAAAATCGAAAATCATTTCGACAAAAGTTAGGCGTTGTTTTTCAAGAAAATGTGTTGGATGATTTACTGACAGTACGCGAAAATTTATATAACCGCGCAAGTTTATACGGAAAAACAAAAGCGGAAATTTCCGAACGATTAGAGCTCGTTTCTTCTATTATGGGGATTGAGGATATTTTAAATCGACGTTTTGAAAAATTATCCGGTGGTCAGAAGCGGCGAGCGGAAATAGCTAGAGCGATTATGCATGATCCCGAAATTTTGCTGTTAGATGAGCCAACAACGGGGCTAGATCCAAAAACAAGAGTAAGTGTGTGGAAAATTATTGATTATTTGCGCGAAGAATTAGGTATGACAGTATTTTTGACGACACATTACTTAGAAGAAGCGAAAGATGCGGATCAGTTGGCTGTAATCCATAAGGGGAAAATTATTGCGCAAGGCACCCCAGCGAACATTAGAAGTCGTTTTTCTGTAGATAAAATTTTCTTTTACGATGCGAAGGTAGCAGAACTCCAAGCAATAATAGAAAAAGTCAATTTACCATTGAAAATTACTAAAGAAACGATGCGTGTGGATGTGATAAATCAAGATGTCGAAATATTGGCTATTTTAAATCAAGCAGCCGGACTTTATGGTTCTTTTGAAGTGATTAAAGGCAACTTGGATGATGCTTTTATTTCGATGATTAAGGAGGATTCGAATGATTAG
- a CDS encoding MarR family winged helix-turn-helix transcriptional regulator: protein MRREKTMDTLIRSIMIKSKRKMDAKVAQFGLTTQQARVLGFLNDNATNEIIQKDLQRIFQTRGASITSLIQGLEKKKLISRKPSIRDGREKVVTLTEEGKRIVDEFNESFPREDDKAKKILSADEYKIFIDLLSKIDDNTE from the coding sequence GTGAGAAGAGAGAAGACGATGGATACGTTAATTCGTTCGATTATGATTAAATCCAAACGAAAAATGGACGCAAAAGTAGCTCAGTTTGGACTGACAACTCAACAAGCTAGAGTTCTAGGGTTTTTAAACGATAATGCGACAAATGAAATTATCCAAAAAGATCTTCAGCGAATCTTCCAAACGCGTGGCGCAAGTATTACTAGCCTCATTCAAGGACTCGAGAAAAAGAAATTAATTTCTCGTAAACCAAGTATTCGAGACGGCAGAGAAAAAGTGGTCACTTTAACCGAAGAAGGGAAACGAATTGTGGATGAATTTAATGAATCTTTCCCGCGTGAAGATGATAAAGCGAAAAAAATCCTTTCCGCTGACGAGTATAAAATCTTTATTGATCTACTTAGTAAAATTGACGACAATACGGAATAA
- a CDS encoding LytTR family DNA-binding domain-containing protein, protein MKFHVKQNNTLAMGEVDVYCHPDNLAEVKNMVMKLEELTEKISVKKDGATYLLEPKAILYFEAVESKIFVYTEKEVYEIHWKLYELEEKFKEGSFFRCSKSMILNIEWIEKIAPSFNGKFEAKLFNREKVIISRQYAKILKQKLNMGGKRK, encoded by the coding sequence ATGAAATTCCATGTAAAACAAAATAATACTTTGGCGATGGGTGAAGTAGATGTATATTGCCATCCCGATAATCTAGCGGAAGTAAAAAACATGGTAATGAAATTAGAAGAGCTGACAGAAAAAATCTCTGTCAAAAAAGACGGTGCTACTTATTTACTAGAACCAAAAGCCATTTTATATTTTGAAGCAGTTGAAAGTAAAATTTTTGTTTATACAGAGAAAGAGGTCTATGAAATTCATTGGAAATTATATGAGTTGGAGGAGAAATTTAAAGAGGGTTCTTTTTTCAGATGCTCAAAATCAATGATCTTAAATATTGAATGGATTGAAAAAATTGCTCCTAGTTTCAACGGTAAATTTGAAGCAAAACTTTTTAATCGAGAAAAAGTAATTATTTCTAGGCAATATGCGAAGATCTTAAAACAAAAATTAAACATGGGAGGGAAGCGAAAATGA
- a CDS encoding TrkH family potassium uptake protein, translating into MARMTPVQVIIAYYFLAVTISTIVLSLPFTLQKGVKVSFIDTLFTAASSVSVTGLTTVDVSQTYSTAGIWVLMAIFQIGGLGVMMISTFFYLILKRRIGLKQRQLIMTDTNQFTMSGMVRMLREILVLIFGIELIGALILGIYFIPLYPNFWDAMFQGLYNSVSLVTNAGVDITGKSLMPFANDYFVQFISILLIIAGAIGFPVLLETRRFLFEKNTLIPFRFSLFVKVTTLTYFVLLIVGGLLIWLFEYQHFFGGKSWDFGFFNSMFLSATSRSAGLQTIDSGALSISTLLLVSFLMFIGASPSSVGGGIRTTTFAITILFIYSVIRGRKHVYIFGRELHQEDVRKSLAVTLVAGFLSISAIVILMQTETASLIAVIFEVFSAFGTTGLSVGLTPDLSTPGKIIIIALMFIGRVGIMYSMLSLRNKNQPKNAIRLPKEKIITG; encoded by the coding sequence TTGGCACGCATGACGCCTGTTCAAGTGATTATTGCGTATTATTTTCTGGCAGTGACGATTTCTACAATCGTGTTAAGCTTGCCATTTACGCTGCAAAAAGGGGTAAAGGTATCATTTATTGATACACTTTTTACGGCGGCGAGTTCAGTGAGTGTAACAGGATTAACAACAGTAGATGTAAGTCAAACATATAGCACAGCCGGAATTTGGGTGTTGATGGCGATTTTCCAAATTGGTGGACTCGGTGTTATGATGATTAGTACGTTTTTCTATTTGATTTTAAAAAGACGAATTGGATTGAAACAACGCCAATTAATTATGACAGATACTAATCAGTTTACAATGAGCGGAATGGTCCGAATGCTTCGTGAGATTCTAGTACTTATTTTCGGCATTGAGTTAATCGGAGCCTTGATTTTGGGAATTTACTTTATTCCACTTTATCCGAATTTTTGGGACGCGATGTTCCAAGGATTATATAATTCCGTTTCACTCGTGACTAATGCGGGCGTTGATATCACAGGTAAATCGTTAATGCCATTTGCCAATGATTATTTTGTTCAATTTATTTCGATTCTGTTAATCATTGCAGGTGCGATTGGTTTCCCGGTTTTACTTGAAACGCGGAGATTTTTATTTGAGAAAAACACGTTAATTCCGTTCCGCTTTTCCCTTTTTGTAAAAGTGACGACGCTAACTTATTTTGTGCTTTTAATTGTCGGTGGACTGCTCATTTGGTTGTTTGAATATCAACATTTCTTTGGTGGGAAAAGCTGGGATTTCGGTTTCTTTAATTCGATGTTTTTATCTGCAACATCTCGAAGCGCTGGCTTACAAACGATTGATAGTGGGGCATTATCAATCTCTACGTTGTTGCTTGTCTCCTTCTTAATGTTTATTGGAGCATCGCCAAGTTCTGTTGGTGGTGGGATTCGAACGACAACTTTTGCGATTACGATTTTATTTATTTATTCGGTTATTCGCGGTCGGAAACATGTATATATTTTTGGTCGTGAATTGCATCAAGAAGATGTGCGAAAATCACTCGCAGTCACGTTAGTAGCAGGATTTTTAAGTATATCGGCTATAGTCATTTTAATGCAAACGGAGACCGCCTCGTTAATTGCCGTTATTTTTGAAGTCTTTTCGGCGTTTGGTACGACAGGACTTTCTGTAGGTTTGACACCAGATTTATCTACGCCGGGTAAAATTATTATTATTGCATTAATGTTTATTGGTCGCGTTGGTATTATGTACTCGATGCTAAGTCTAAGAAATAAAAATCAACCTAAAAATGCGATTCGTTTACCAAAAGAGAAAATTATTACAGGCTAA
- a CDS encoding TerC family protein produces MDVSIWGEYALVFLVLVVLEGILSADNAVVMAVIVKGLPHDKQRKALFYGLVGAFIFRFVALFLISFLVKIWEIQAIGAIYLLYLAIKHMWRLKKGKQEEVKETSETKSTSFWGVVARVELTDIAFALDSMLAAAALVVTLPDLGDFDIGGMNGGQFIVMFLGGIAGLVVIRFAATQVVKLLERYPTLETAAFLIVGWVGVKMAVLTLAHPSVAIIPEDFPDSAVWKLTFWSVMIIIGLGGYIIARKKEKKTKRV; encoded by the coding sequence ATGGATGTTTCTATTTGGGGCGAGTACGCGCTAGTTTTCCTTGTTTTAGTAGTACTAGAGGGAATTCTATCAGCGGACAACGCTGTAGTTATGGCAGTTATTGTTAAAGGTCTACCGCATGATAAGCAACGAAAAGCCTTATTTTATGGGTTAGTTGGGGCTTTTATTTTCCGTTTTGTGGCATTATTTTTAATTTCATTTTTAGTAAAAATATGGGAAATACAAGCAATTGGTGCGATCTATTTACTTTATTTAGCCATCAAGCATATGTGGCGCCTTAAAAAAGGTAAACAAGAAGAGGTTAAAGAAACATCAGAAACAAAATCAACATCCTTTTGGGGTGTAGTAGCTCGTGTGGAATTGACAGATATAGCTTTTGCACTGGATTCCATGTTAGCTGCAGCAGCATTAGTTGTTACTTTACCAGATTTAGGGGATTTCGATATTGGGGGGATGAACGGTGGGCAATTTATCGTGATGTTCCTTGGTGGTATCGCAGGACTTGTCGTGATTCGTTTTGCAGCCACACAAGTAGTTAAATTATTAGAGCGTTACCCTACACTTGAAACAGCAGCGTTTTTAATTGTTGGTTGGGTTGGTGTGAAAATGGCGGTTCTAACGCTAGCACATCCTTCCGTAGCAATTATTCCAGAAGATTTTCCAGATTCAGCTGTTTGGAAGCTGACATTCTGGTCGGTTATGATAATAATAGGTTTGGGTGGTTATATCATTGCGAGAAAAAAAGAGAAGAAAACCAAAAGAGTTTGA